One genomic segment of Streptosporangium album includes these proteins:
- a CDS encoding response regulator transcription factor, with the protein MTIRVLLADDQAMIRASLRIILEDQPDISVVAEASDGAEAVALARRLRPDVCLVDIQMPRLDGVEVTRVLAGPGVPDPLRVIVVTTFDLDEYVCGTLRGGAVGFVLKDAGPVLLVEAVRAIARGRTNQEIADELFISLSTVKGHIPGIQAKLGVRNRVEIAGWAWENRIVGTA; encoded by the coding sequence ATGACCATCAGGGTGCTGCTGGCCGACGACCAGGCGATGATCCGCGCCAGTCTGCGGATCATCCTCGAGGACCAGCCCGACATCAGCGTGGTCGCCGAGGCTTCGGACGGCGCCGAGGCGGTCGCCTTGGCCCGGAGGCTGCGCCCGGACGTGTGCCTCGTGGACATCCAGATGCCCCGCCTCGACGGCGTCGAGGTCACCCGCGTCCTGGCCGGCCCCGGCGTCCCCGACCCGCTCCGGGTGATCGTGGTCACCACCTTCGACCTCGACGAGTACGTCTGCGGCACGCTGCGCGGCGGGGCGGTCGGATTCGTCCTGAAAGACGCCGGCCCCGTCCTGCTCGTCGAGGCCGTCCGGGCCATCGCCAGAGGCCGCACCAACCAGGAGATCGCCGACGAGTTGTTCATCTCGCTGAGCACCGTCAAGGGCCACATTCCCGGCATCCAAGCCAAGCTCGGGGTGCGCAACCGGGTTGAGATCGCCGGCTGGGCCTGGGAGAACCGAATCGTGGGGACCGCATAG